The Miscanthus floridulus cultivar M001 chromosome 17, ASM1932011v1, whole genome shotgun sequence genome has a window encoding:
- the LOC136517487 gene encoding phosphoglycerate mutase-like protein AT74H, giving the protein MSHDTASRHHHPVAATGQAAAEEAPPPPQPAAAHDPGGGGSSECRFCEMTRQHHPQCARRLPKRIILVRHGESQGNLDMSAYTTTPDYRIPLTVLGAEQARAAGRRIHDVVAAAGGNWKVYFYVSPYARTRATLREIGRAFPRDRVIGAREECRVREQDFGNFQVEERMRAVKETRQRFGRFFFRFPEGESAADVFDRVASFLESLWRDIDMGRLDQDPSCETNLVIVSHGLTSRVFLMKWFKWTVAQFERLNNFDNCEFRVMQLGPGGEYSLLVHHTKEELQQWGMSPEMIADQQWRASANRRSWAEECSSFIDTFFEEPNDSSETSSSDDDEPEDKENGKTKLLE; this is encoded by the exons ATGTCACACGACACGGCATCGCGCCACCACCACCCTGTCGCCGCAACAGGCCAGGCAGCAGCAGAagaagcaccaccaccaccacaaccggcAGCGGCACAcgaccccggcggcggcggcagcagtgaGTGCCGGTTCTGCGAGATGACGCGGCAGCACCACCCGCAGTGCGCGCGGCGGCTGCCGAAGCGCATCATCCTGGTGCGGCACGGCGAGAGCCAGGGGAACCTGGACATGTCGGCCTACACCACCACGCCCGACTACCGCATCCCGCTCACGGTGCTGGGCGCGGAGCAGGCGCGCGCCGCGGGCCGGCGCATCCAcgacgtggtggcggcggcgggaggcAACTGGAAGGTCTACTTCTACGTGTCCCCCTACGCGCGCACCCGCGCCACGCTGCGCGAGATCGGCCGCGCCTTCCCGCGGGACCGCGTCATCGGCGCCCGCGAGGAGTGCCGCGTCCGCGAGCAGGACTTCGGCAACTTCCAGGTCGAGGAGCGCATGCGCGCCGTCAAGGAGACTCGCCAGCGCTTCGGCCGCTTCTTCTTCCGGTTCCCCGAGGGCGAGTCCGCCGCCGACGTCTTCGACCGCGTCGCCA GCTTCCTGGAGTCGCTGTGGCGGGACATCGACATGGGGAGGCTGGACCAGGACCCCAGCTGCGAGACCAACCTGGTGATCGTCTCCCACGGCCTCACCTCGCGGGtgttcctcatgaagtggttcAAGTGGACGGTGGCGCAGTTCGAGCGCCTCAACAACTTCGACAACTGCGAGTTCAGGGTCATGCAGCTGGGCCCCGGCGGCGAGTACTCCCTCCTCGTGCAccacaccaaggaggagctccagCAGTGGGGCATGTCGCCCGAGATGATCGCCGACCAGCAGTGGCGCGCCTCCGCCAACCGCCGCAGCTGGGCCGAGGAGTGCTCCTCCTTCATTGACACCTTCTTCGAGGAGCCCAACGACTCGTCGGAGACCTCCTCCTCGGACGACGACGAACCAGAGGACAAGGAGAATGGCAAGACCAAGCTGCTGGAGTAA